From one Streptomyces sp. N50 genomic stretch:
- a CDS encoding aldo/keto reductase, translating to MRYIKLRDVDVSRIGLGAMGMSHGYSGAGTDDAESVRTVHRALELGVTLIDTAEIYGPYTNEELVGRALKGRRDQVVLATKFGMISHGGAGTWNADSRPANIRTAVEGSLRRLGTDHIDLYYQHRVDPDTPIEETAGAVAELIAEGKVRAFGLSEAGPDTIRRAHAVQPVTAVQSEYSLWTRGIEERVLPVLRELNIGLVPFSPLGRGFLTGTVRSTDQFDEDDFRRGNPRFSGENFRRNLAIADAVQALAAEVGATPAQVALAWLLAQGDDIAPIPGTKRVARVEENTAADALTLTPGQLARLAALPPASGDTHSEAQARLLER from the coding sequence ATGCGCTACATCAAGCTGCGTGACGTGGATGTTTCCCGGATCGGTCTGGGCGCCATGGGCATGTCCCACGGCTACAGCGGCGCCGGCACCGACGACGCGGAGTCGGTCCGGACCGTGCACCGGGCGCTGGAGCTGGGCGTCACGCTCATCGACACCGCCGAGATCTACGGCCCGTACACCAACGAGGAGTTGGTGGGCCGGGCGCTGAAGGGGCGCCGGGACCAGGTGGTGCTGGCGACGAAGTTCGGCATGATCTCCCACGGCGGTGCGGGCACCTGGAACGCGGATTCCCGGCCGGCCAACATCCGTACCGCCGTCGAGGGCTCGCTGCGGCGGCTGGGCACCGATCACATCGACCTGTACTACCAGCACCGGGTCGACCCGGACACCCCGATCGAGGAGACCGCCGGCGCGGTCGCCGAGCTGATCGCCGAGGGCAAGGTGCGCGCCTTCGGGCTCTCCGAGGCCGGCCCGGACACGATCCGCCGCGCGCACGCCGTCCAGCCGGTCACCGCGGTGCAGTCGGAGTACTCGCTGTGGACGCGGGGGATCGAGGAGCGCGTCCTGCCCGTGCTGCGGGAGCTGAACATCGGCCTGGTGCCGTTCTCCCCGCTCGGGCGCGGCTTCCTGACCGGCACCGTCCGCTCCACCGACCAGTTCGACGAGGACGACTTCCGGCGGGGCAACCCGCGCTTCTCCGGCGAGAACTTCCGGCGCAACCTCGCGATCGCCGACGCGGTGCAGGCCCTGGCCGCCGAGGTCGGTGCCACGCCCGCGCAGGTGGCCCTGGCCTGGCTGCTGGCCCAGGGCGACGACATCGCCCCGATCCCCGGCACCAAGCGCGTTGCCCGAGTCGAGGAGAACACCGCCGCCGACGCCCTCACACTGACCCCCGGCCAACTCGCCCGGCTCGCCGCCCTGCCGCCGGCGTCCGGCGACACCCACAGCGAGGCCCAGGCCCGGCTGCTCGAACGCTGA
- a CDS encoding zinc-binding dehydrogenase → MRAAVMYGAGDVRVEDRPDPKIVRPADAVVRTLAACVCGSDLWPYASMPATDTGRPMGHEFLGVVEETGADVTGLTAGDLVVAPFTYSDSTCDYCARGLHTSCRNGGRYGFDGVDGGQGEAVRVPYADGTLVKLPVAADSALLPSLLALSDVMTTGHHGAVTAGVGRGDAVLVVGDGAVGLCAVIAAKRLGAERIVLAGRHEARTGLGREFGATDVVAERGDEGIARIRELTGGVDKVIEAVGTRQALDTAFGAVLDGGTISRLGAPQYERGPLDPAGFRRNLTLTGGISPARAYIERLLPDVLDGTITPGRVFDQEFALDRTPDAYRAMADRQVLKALVRP, encoded by the coding sequence ATGCGCGCAGCAGTGATGTACGGAGCCGGAGACGTCCGCGTCGAGGACCGGCCCGACCCGAAGATCGTGCGGCCGGCCGACGCCGTCGTACGCACCCTCGCCGCGTGCGTGTGCGGCAGCGACCTGTGGCCCTACGCGTCGATGCCCGCCACCGACACCGGCCGCCCCATGGGCCACGAGTTCCTCGGGGTCGTGGAGGAGACCGGCGCGGACGTGACCGGGCTGACGGCGGGTGACCTGGTCGTCGCCCCGTTCACCTACAGCGACAGCACCTGCGACTACTGCGCCAGGGGCCTGCACACCTCCTGCCGCAACGGCGGCCGCTACGGCTTCGACGGCGTCGACGGCGGGCAGGGCGAAGCCGTTCGCGTCCCGTACGCCGACGGCACCTTGGTCAAGCTGCCCGTGGCCGCCGACTCCGCGCTGCTGCCGTCGTTGCTGGCGCTGTCGGACGTGATGACCACCGGCCACCACGGCGCGGTCACCGCTGGCGTCGGCCGCGGCGACGCGGTGCTGGTCGTCGGGGACGGCGCGGTCGGCCTGTGCGCGGTGATCGCCGCCAAGCGGCTCGGCGCCGAACGGATCGTGCTCGCCGGCCGCCACGAAGCGCGCACCGGCCTGGGCCGCGAGTTCGGCGCCACCGACGTCGTGGCCGAGCGCGGCGACGAAGGCATCGCCCGCATCCGCGAGCTGACCGGCGGTGTGGACAAGGTGATCGAGGCGGTCGGCACCCGCCAGGCACTCGACACCGCCTTCGGCGCGGTCCTCGACGGCGGCACCATCAGCCGCCTGGGTGCCCCGCAGTACGAGCGGGGACCGCTCGACCCGGCCGGGTTCAGGCGCAACCTCACCCTGACCGGCGGCATCAGTCCCGCCCGCGCCTACATCGAGCGGCTGCTGCCCGACGTCCTCGACGGCACGATCACCCCGGGCCGCGTCTTCGACCAGGAGTTCGCCCTCGACCGTACGCCGGACGCCTACCGGGCCATGGCCGACCGGCAGGTCCTCAAGGCCCTCGTCCGGCCCTGA
- a CDS encoding TetR/AcrR family transcriptional regulator, whose amino-acid sequence MTADPMAADPSPAASPQPRADAVRNRESVLAAATRVFATSDTEPSMREIARQAGVGVATVYRHFPTREALVDAVYQDQVVRLTAGARELLAGRPPARALRLWMDLFGEWLATKHGMTDTLLAMVDTGAISLAHTRQELLAAIATILEAGAAAGDIRADVRPEDVSAGVLAMLAVAARSGDPDQARRLLDLLMDGLRPHPGAADGLSR is encoded by the coding sequence ATGACCGCCGACCCGATGGCAGCCGACCCGTCCCCGGCTGCCTCCCCGCAGCCGCGCGCCGACGCCGTACGCAACCGAGAGAGTGTGCTCGCGGCGGCCACCCGCGTCTTCGCCACCTCCGACACCGAGCCGTCGATGCGCGAGATCGCCCGGCAGGCGGGCGTCGGCGTCGCCACCGTCTACCGCCATTTCCCGACCCGGGAAGCGCTCGTCGACGCCGTCTACCAGGACCAGGTCGTCCGACTGACGGCCGGGGCGCGCGAGTTGCTCGCCGGCCGTCCGCCCGCGCGGGCACTGCGGCTGTGGATGGACCTGTTCGGGGAGTGGCTGGCCACCAAGCACGGCATGACCGACACCCTGCTCGCCATGGTCGACACCGGCGCGATCTCCCTCGCGCACACCCGCCAGGAACTCCTGGCGGCCATCGCCACGATCCTCGAAGCCGGCGCCGCCGCCGGGGACATCCGCGCCGACGTCCGCCCCGAGGACGTCTCCGCCGGCGTCCTCGCCATGCTCGCCGTCGCCGCCAGGTCCGGAGACCCCGACCAGGCCCGCCGCCTGCTCGACCTCCTCATGGACGGCCTCAGGCCTCACCCGGGTGCCGCCGACGGGCTCTCCCGCTGA
- the sigJ gene encoding RNA polymerase sigma factor SigJ — protein MIAAVSTSPGSSRRPHQDQGTDQGPDPTLGSLMAERRHLLNLGYRMLGSVQDAEDVVQETYARWYALSEDAQWAIDVPMAWLTRVASRICLDQLGSARARRERYTGEWLPEPVRHGAGWASTGGGAGAEDPADRITLDESVSMGMLVLLDSMTPAERVAFVLHDVFGLPFTEIAETVGRTPAACRQLASSARRRLAHRPPGSATAAEHGRVVSAFREACETGDLDALVALLDPAVESRSDGGGKVRAALRPVVGRDKVARLFLGLMRREPDMELVEDDVNGMPGVAVRMGGTTIAVLAMDVRGGLISELWMVVDPDKLGAWNGSCGA, from the coding sequence ATGATCGCCGCTGTGTCCACGTCACCCGGATCGTCCCGGCGCCCGCACCAGGATCAGGGCACGGACCAAGGCCCGGACCCCACCCTCGGTTCCCTCATGGCCGAGCGGCGGCACCTGCTCAACCTCGGGTACCGGATGCTCGGTTCGGTGCAGGATGCCGAGGACGTCGTACAGGAGACGTACGCCCGTTGGTACGCGCTGTCCGAGGACGCGCAGTGGGCGATCGACGTGCCGATGGCCTGGCTGACCCGGGTCGCGTCGCGGATCTGCCTCGACCAACTCGGGTCGGCGCGGGCCCGGCGGGAGCGGTACACCGGTGAGTGGCTGCCGGAGCCGGTGCGGCACGGGGCCGGGTGGGCCAGTACGGGCGGCGGTGCGGGTGCCGAGGATCCCGCCGACCGGATCACCCTGGACGAGTCGGTCAGCATGGGGATGCTGGTGCTGCTCGACTCGATGACTCCGGCGGAGCGCGTCGCCTTCGTCCTCCACGACGTCTTCGGGCTGCCGTTCACCGAGATCGCCGAGACGGTCGGCCGTACGCCTGCCGCCTGCCGTCAGCTCGCCTCCTCCGCCCGCCGCCGCCTGGCCCACCGCCCGCCCGGCAGCGCCACGGCGGCGGAACACGGGCGCGTCGTCTCCGCGTTCCGCGAGGCCTGCGAGACCGGGGACCTCGACGCGCTGGTCGCGCTGCTCGACCCGGCGGTCGAGTCGCGCAGCGACGGGGGCGGCAAGGTGCGGGCGGCCCTGCGTCCGGTCGTCGGCCGCGACAAGGTGGCCCGCCTCTTCCTCGGACTCATGCGACGGGAACCGGACATGGAACTCGTCGAGGACGACGTCAACGGCATGCCCGGGGTGGCCGTGCGGATGGGCGGGACGACGATCGCCGTGCTGGCGATGGATGTGCGGGGTGGGTTGATCAGCGAGCTGTGGATGGTGGTCGATCCGGACAAGTTGGGGGCGTGGAACGGGAGTTGCGGCGCGTGA
- a CDS encoding NADP-dependent oxidoreductase: MRAVRFHENGEPADVLRLETAPVPEPGPDRVRVAVHACGLAPADWALCRGLFPRTLPRGIGYDVSGTVEAVGAGVTDVAVGDRVFGTADFAGQPSAGAADRAVLDRWFAVPEGLDLTRAATLPMALSTASWHLARLGLTEDSTILVNGAGTTIGYAAVQIALIRGARVTATAGETYAERLRALGATVVGYGDGLADRVEALGVGRVDVVFDTAPPNGALPQLVEIVDGDPRRVLTCSDLAAAAELGVRDSFHEDPPIRTDEDRFGAFPEFAQLAAEGRFTVPVAGTFPLTDWRKALEISLTGHAHGKLLLLPAGDSD, from the coding sequence ATGCGCGCCGTCCGCTTCCACGAGAACGGCGAGCCCGCCGACGTCCTCCGCCTGGAGACCGCTCCCGTGCCCGAGCCGGGGCCCGACCGCGTTCGTGTCGCCGTCCACGCGTGCGGACTGGCCCCGGCCGACTGGGCCCTGTGCCGCGGACTCTTCCCCAGGACCCTGCCGCGTGGCATCGGCTACGACGTCTCGGGCACCGTCGAGGCCGTCGGCGCGGGCGTCACGGACGTGGCCGTCGGCGACCGCGTGTTCGGCACCGCCGACTTCGCCGGCCAGCCGAGCGCGGGCGCGGCGGACCGGGCCGTGCTGGACCGCTGGTTCGCCGTACCCGAGGGGCTTGACCTCACCCGGGCCGCCACGCTCCCGATGGCACTGAGCACCGCGTCCTGGCACCTCGCGCGACTCGGCCTGACCGAGGACAGCACGATCCTGGTCAACGGGGCCGGAACCACCATCGGCTACGCGGCCGTGCAGATCGCCCTCATCCGCGGAGCGCGGGTGACAGCCACCGCCGGAGAGACCTACGCCGAGCGGTTGCGCGCCCTCGGAGCCACGGTGGTCGGCTACGGCGACGGCCTGGCCGACCGGGTCGAGGCCCTCGGCGTCGGCCGGGTCGACGTCGTCTTCGACACCGCGCCGCCCAACGGCGCCCTGCCCCAGCTGGTCGAGATCGTCGACGGCGACCCCCGGCGGGTGCTGACCTGCTCCGACCTGGCCGCGGCGGCGGAACTCGGGGTCCGCGACAGCTTTCACGAAGACCCCCCGATACGGACCGACGAAGATCGCTTCGGCGCCTTCCCCGAGTTCGCGCAGCTGGCCGCGGAAGGCAGGTTCACCGTCCCGGTCGCCGGAACCTTCCCCCTCACGGACTGGCGCAAGGCCCTCGAGATCAGCCTGACCGGGCACGCCCACGGAAAACTCCTGCTCCTGCCGGCCGGCGACTCCGACTGA
- a CDS encoding RraA family protein, which translates to MTDATEFEDIPTTTLAELLGHEQVMDLGVRALWGPMPRLTGPAFTVRCPPGDNLMLHAAIYRAEPDSVVVVESGDLEYALAGGNVCAVAQRRGIAGFVVDGVIRDVGEVRASGFPVFGRGVVPIPGAKKAVLPLNERVTCGGVAVDAGDVVVADEDGVVVVPGARRAEVLAGALARLVREGAQNLDDWEAAHRARVDEMLRAGGFEG; encoded by the coding sequence ATGACTGACGCCACCGAATTCGAGGACATCCCTACGACCACCCTCGCCGAGCTGCTCGGCCATGAGCAGGTGATGGACCTCGGCGTCCGGGCGCTGTGGGGACCGATGCCGCGGCTCACCGGGCCGGCCTTCACCGTGCGGTGTCCGCCCGGCGACAACCTCATGCTGCACGCGGCCATCTACCGCGCTGAGCCCGACTCGGTCGTTGTCGTGGAGTCGGGCGACCTGGAGTACGCGCTCGCCGGAGGGAACGTCTGTGCCGTCGCGCAGCGGCGCGGGATCGCCGGGTTCGTCGTCGACGGGGTGATCCGGGACGTGGGGGAGGTGCGGGCGTCCGGATTCCCCGTGTTCGGGCGGGGGGTCGTGCCGATTCCGGGGGCCAAGAAGGCCGTACTGCCGTTGAACGAGCGGGTGACGTGCGGGGGCGTCGCCGTCGACGCCGGGGATGTCGTGGTGGCCGACGAGGACGGGGTCGTGGTCGTGCCGGGTGCGCGACGGGCCGAGGTGCTCGCGGGGGCGTTGGCGCGGTTGGTCCGGGAGGGCGCCCAGAACCTTGACGACTGGGAGGCGGCGCACCGGGCCCGGGTCGACGAGATGCTGCGCGCGGGCGGGTTCGAGGGGTGA
- a CDS encoding SDR family oxidoreductase, which produces MKVAVAGGTGLIGRYVVEELVAAGHEPVVLSRSRGVDLVSGGAGLDAALDGVDTVVDVSNVTTTGARKSVAFFEAVGRTLLDAGERAGVRHHVVLSIVGIDRVGLGYYQGKLRQEDVVRGGPVPWSVLRATQFHEFAEQTLERVPGPLAVVPRMRTRPVAAREVARHLVKLALGPAQGMAPELAGPRVEQLVDMVRQLLRARRERRLVVPVRMPGAVGAAMTGDGQLPLDDSGPRGAETFDEWLTRCVVRGGPSSVRGG; this is translated from the coding sequence ATGAAGGTGGCGGTGGCGGGCGGTACCGGGCTGATCGGGCGGTACGTGGTCGAGGAGTTGGTCGCGGCCGGGCACGAACCGGTGGTGCTGAGCCGGTCGCGGGGCGTCGACCTCGTCTCGGGCGGCGCGGGGCTCGACGCCGCGCTGGACGGGGTGGACACCGTCGTCGACGTGAGCAACGTGACGACCACCGGCGCGCGGAAGTCGGTCGCGTTCTTCGAGGCCGTAGGGCGCACGCTGCTGGACGCGGGGGAGCGGGCCGGCGTACGGCATCACGTGGTGCTGTCGATCGTCGGCATCGACCGGGTCGGGCTCGGCTACTACCAGGGCAAGCTCCGCCAGGAGGATGTGGTGCGGGGCGGGCCGGTGCCGTGGTCGGTGCTGCGCGCGACGCAGTTCCACGAGTTCGCGGAACAGACCCTCGAACGGGTCCCGGGGCCGCTGGCGGTGGTGCCGCGGATGCGGACCCGGCCGGTCGCCGCGCGGGAGGTCGCGCGGCACCTGGTGAAGCTGGCGCTGGGTCCTGCCCAGGGCATGGCGCCGGAACTCGCCGGGCCGCGTGTCGAGCAACTCGTCGACATGGTGCGGCAGTTGCTGCGGGCTCGGCGGGAACGGCGGTTGGTGGTGCCGGTGCGGATGCCGGGGGCGGTGGGCGCGGCGATGACGGGGGACGGGCAGTTGCCGCTCGACGACAGCGGGCCTCGGGGTGCGGAGACGTTCGACGAGTGGCTCACTCGGTGTGTGGTGCGGGGCGGTCCGTCGTCGGTACGGGGAGGATGA
- a CDS encoding aminoglycoside phosphotransferase family protein, whose product MRDDTSVIMDRGRHENAKTPWDQPTWRNEILAWAARELAARGLRESGTARRGVRLRPWSVLVRIPVEGADTTASTAVWLKANPPAGAFEAPLTAALARWVPECVLDPLAVDADRGWSLLPDGGELFRHALDRTPADPRAWEEPLRQYATMQRALVPYTKDLEQLGVPSARTTDLPQVFDETVEFIHSVTERTAAPLRRPAPDADPTALHALRPRLLNWSAELADLGIPDSLDHSDLHDGQFFNPEPGRFTFFDWGDAAVSHPFCSFLVPAGRVTERYGPDALPRLRDAYLEPWTGTGLTSKELRHALTLAGRLGVIGRAVSWGRHFPGASDQTRAAGAAESARWLRQLSYDEPPFQ is encoded by the coding sequence ATGCGCGACGACACATCCGTGATCATGGACCGAGGCCGGCACGAGAACGCCAAGACGCCCTGGGATCAGCCGACTTGGCGGAACGAGATCCTCGCCTGGGCCGCCCGCGAACTCGCGGCGAGGGGCCTGCGGGAGAGCGGCACAGCCCGCCGCGGCGTACGCCTCCGCCCGTGGTCCGTCCTGGTCCGCATCCCCGTAGAAGGCGCCGACACCACCGCTTCCACCGCCGTATGGCTGAAGGCCAATCCCCCCGCCGGCGCCTTCGAGGCCCCGCTCACCGCCGCCCTCGCCCGCTGGGTCCCGGAGTGCGTCCTGGACCCCCTCGCCGTCGACGCCGACCGCGGCTGGTCCCTGCTCCCCGACGGCGGCGAACTCTTCCGCCATGCCCTCGACCGCACCCCCGCCGACCCCCGCGCCTGGGAAGAACCCCTGCGCCAGTACGCCACGATGCAGCGAGCCCTCGTCCCGTACACCAAGGACCTCGAACAACTCGGCGTCCCCAGCGCAAGGACGACGGACCTCCCCCAAGTCTTCGACGAGACAGTGGAGTTCATCCACTCGGTCACCGAGCGAACAGCGGCGCCGCTACGACGACCCGCCCCCGACGCCGACCCCACCGCCCTTCACGCCCTACGCCCCCGCCTGCTCAACTGGTCCGCGGAACTGGCCGACTTGGGCATCCCCGACTCCCTCGACCACTCCGACCTGCACGACGGCCAGTTCTTCAACCCGGAGCCCGGCCGCTTCACCTTCTTCGACTGGGGCGACGCGGCCGTGTCGCACCCGTTCTGCAGCTTCCTGGTCCCCGCCGGCCGCGTCACCGAACGCTACGGCCCCGACGCGCTGCCCCGGCTGCGTGACGCCTACCTGGAACCCTGGACGGGAACTGGCCTTACCAGCAAGGAACTTCGCCACGCACTGACTCTCGCGGGACGGCTCGGTGTCATCGGCCGCGCGGTCTCCTGGGGCCGGCACTTCCCCGGGGCGTCCGACCAGACGCGGGCGGCGGGCGCGGCGGAGAGCGCGAGGTGGTTGCGGCAACTGTCGTACGACGAGCCGCCGTTCCAGTGA
- a CDS encoding nitroreductase/quinone reductase family protein — translation MPNDFNQPVIDEFRANRGRMTGYFEGARLLLLTTTGARTGTPHTTPVGYLPDGDRVLVIASAAGSDRHPDWFRNLVAHPQVTVESGTFTYEARAEVLTGEERDRLFARAVEAEPGWATYQEKTDRVIPVVALHSLAQGGPGTINARSFGEAIKVVHDAFRRELTLIRGELAAGTTTLGAQLRVNCLTFCQGLHNHHTGEDTMLFPHISEHHPTATPALTRLREEHERIAALVEELRGTLATPTDPAVVRAEVERLTAALEAHLTYEEEELIPLFDDAP, via the coding sequence ATGCCCAACGACTTCAACCAACCGGTCATCGACGAGTTCCGCGCCAACAGGGGCCGGATGACCGGCTACTTCGAGGGTGCCCGCCTGCTCCTCCTCACCACCACCGGCGCCCGCACCGGCACCCCGCACACCACCCCCGTCGGCTACCTCCCCGACGGCGACCGGGTCCTCGTCATCGCCTCGGCGGCCGGCTCCGACCGCCACCCGGACTGGTTCCGCAACCTCGTCGCCCACCCCCAAGTCACCGTCGAGAGCGGCACGTTCACCTACGAGGCCCGAGCCGAGGTCCTCACCGGCGAGGAACGCGACCGGCTCTTCGCCCGAGCCGTGGAGGCGGAGCCGGGCTGGGCGACGTACCAGGAGAAGACGGACCGGGTCATCCCGGTCGTAGCCCTCCACAGCCTGGCGCAGGGCGGCCCGGGAACCATCAACGCGAGGTCCTTCGGCGAGGCGATCAAGGTGGTCCACGACGCGTTCCGCCGCGAACTGACACTGATACGAGGCGAGTTGGCCGCAGGCACAACAACCCTCGGCGCCCAACTCCGCGTCAACTGCCTCACGTTCTGCCAGGGCCTCCACAACCACCACACCGGCGAGGACACGATGCTGTTCCCCCACATCTCCGAACACCACCCCACCGCCACCCCGGCCCTGACCCGCCTCCGCGAGGAACACGAACGGATCGCGGCGCTGGTGGAGGAGCTGCGCGGGACGCTCGCGACGCCCACGGATCCGGCGGTGGTCCGGGCGGAGGTGGAGCGGTTGACGGCGGCGCTGGAGGCCCATCTGACGTACGAGGAGGAGGAGTTGATCCCGCTGTTCGACGACGCGCCCTAG
- a CDS encoding HAD domain-containing protein, giving the protein MLLFLDVDGTLLPFGASRPYPVYEPGFAPPAAAAPPLLTRIDPSLGPRLAALRCELVWATTWMDDANVCVAPWLGLPQLPLVDWLDPAEGNENTTGGRLHWKTRSLVAWAAGRPFVWVDDEIRDADRDWVTAHHPERALLQRVDHRYGITGADFDAMEAWLATNR; this is encoded by the coding sequence ATGCTTCTTTTCCTCGATGTCGACGGGACGCTGCTGCCCTTCGGTGCGTCGCGGCCCTACCCGGTCTACGAACCGGGCTTCGCGCCGCCGGCCGCCGCCGCCCCTCCGCTCCTGACCCGGATCGACCCCTCGCTCGGGCCGCGGCTCGCCGCGCTGCGGTGCGAACTGGTGTGGGCTACGACCTGGATGGACGACGCGAACGTCTGCGTCGCGCCCTGGCTCGGACTGCCCCAACTCCCCCTGGTGGACTGGCTCGACCCGGCGGAGGGGAATGAGAACACGACCGGCGGCCGCCTGCACTGGAAGACCCGGTCGCTCGTCGCCTGGGCCGCAGGCCGGCCTTTCGTCTGGGTCGACGACGAGATCCGGGACGCCGACCGCGACTGGGTCACCGCCCACCACCCCGAACGGGCCCTGCTGCAACGCGTCGACCATCGGTACGGGATCACGGGCGCGGACTTCGATGCCATGGAGGCGTGGCTGGCCACCAACCGGTAG
- a CDS encoding GNAT family N-acetyltransferase codes for MADWELRPASAADVEAIAELRAVVLRGDLERLGRYDARRVRQRLRDGFEPGCTWVIEVGGAFAGCVALRPDADGRCHWLEHFYVGAQHQGRGIGSGVLGELLERCDRDGVGVGVVRLNVLRGSPARRLYERYGFVVEAEDAVDVFMVRGLPA; via the coding sequence GTGGCGGACTGGGAGCTGCGGCCCGCGTCGGCGGCCGACGTCGAGGCGATCGCCGAGCTGCGTGCCGTCGTCCTGCGCGGTGATCTGGAACGGCTCGGGCGGTACGACGCGCGGCGGGTGCGGCAGCGGCTGCGGGACGGGTTCGAGCCGGGGTGCACCTGGGTGATCGAGGTGGGCGGGGCGTTCGCGGGGTGTGTGGCGCTACGGCCGGACGCGGACGGCCGTTGCCATTGGCTGGAGCATTTCTATGTGGGCGCGCAACATCAGGGGCGCGGGATCGGTTCCGGGGTGCTGGGGGAGCTGCTGGAGCGGTGCGACCGTGACGGGGTCGGTGTCGGTGTCGTACGGCTGAATGTGCTGCGGGGGAGTCCGGCCCGGCGGTTGTACGAGCGGTACGGGTTCGTCGTCGAGGCCGAGGACGCGGTGGACGTTTTCATGGTGCGGGGGTTGCCCGCCTGA
- a CDS encoding helix-turn-helix transcriptional regulator — protein MATESAHSEGAELGRYLRARRTQTSPQHVGLTVGTGLRRTPGLRREELATLAGISIDYYVRLERGKETRPSPAVLDSLARALHMDDQEHQHLRELAARAARYVSEPPPAPSRTVRPHLRLLLDSLRPNPAYVISRSMDMLAYNPGGLALYPGLDDWPVKQRNLARYLFLHPAARDLFTDWERRITGCVARLRAIAGTAPDAPDLTNLVGELLLKSPDFAGLWERYEVTGRKPAHKTFQHPQVGTLTLTPQSLHVEGTPGQRIVVYTAEPGTPDHDALLLLDMTAPRPAARPSPAPGSRNG, from the coding sequence ATGGCAACCGAGAGCGCGCACAGCGAGGGCGCCGAGCTGGGCCGCTATCTGCGCGCCCGCCGCACCCAGACCAGCCCCCAGCACGTCGGCCTCACCGTCGGCACCGGCCTCCGCCGCACCCCCGGCCTGCGCCGCGAGGAGCTGGCCACCCTCGCCGGCATCAGCATCGACTACTACGTGCGCCTGGAACGCGGCAAGGAGACCCGCCCCAGCCCCGCCGTCCTCGACTCGCTCGCCCGCGCCCTGCACATGGACGACCAGGAGCACCAGCACCTGCGCGAACTCGCCGCCCGCGCCGCCCGTTACGTCTCCGAACCACCGCCCGCGCCCAGCCGTACCGTACGCCCGCACCTGAGGCTGCTCCTCGACTCGCTGCGCCCGAACCCGGCCTACGTCATCAGCCGCAGCATGGACATGCTCGCCTACAACCCCGGCGGCCTCGCCCTCTACCCGGGCCTCGACGACTGGCCGGTCAAGCAGCGCAACCTCGCCCGCTACCTCTTCCTCCACCCCGCGGCCCGCGACCTCTTCACCGACTGGGAGCGGCGGATCACCGGCTGCGTCGCCCGCCTGCGCGCCATCGCCGGTACGGCCCCCGACGCCCCCGACCTGACCAACCTCGTCGGCGAACTCCTCCTCAAGAGCCCGGACTTCGCGGGCCTGTGGGAGCGCTACGAGGTGACGGGACGCAAGCCCGCCCACAAGACGTTCCAGCACCCGCAGGTCGGCACCCTCACCCTCACCCCCCAGTCCCTGCACGTGGAGGGCACCCCCGGCCAGCGCATCGTCGTCTACACCGCCGAACCCGGCACCCCCGACCACGACGCCCTGCTCCTGCTCGACATGACCGCACCCCGGCCGGCGGCACGCCCCTCCCCCGCCCCCGGCTCCCGCAACGGGTGA